The nucleotide sequence TTTGCAGGGCCAGTCAATGGCCTGAACCCATTTCTTGCCAATCATCGTGGGATGCTGCCCACCTGAGAAGCCCATGATCGCCCATTCACACCCCCGCCGGCATTTGCATAACATAAAACTATGGCCATTGGCCACTGTTTAGTAGCTGGCAATGACTTTCTTTACGGCCAAAACTCGTACTCGAATGGCGAAAATTGCTAAAAGccaaattgaaattaaagtgTCAACGGCAACGGCAGCCAGTTGCAGAAATGGTCAGATGCCAAAAAAGCGAACTCCTACCAAAAACCACTAATGCAACTAATATGTTTGGCCATAAGCAACGAAAGCTATGGCTGGaaaaacaagtcggaacccgTTGGAAATGTCTTGGCCTCGCCTTCGTCTCGGTGCTGGGCGCTTTGGTTCATTGAGGAGTACTGCTGCCAATGATCGTGAAGAAAACAGCGATGTGAGCTTGGCTTGTTTCTCGCCAGATCGATTTGATGCATGCAAACAACGGCTGGTGTAAAACCTTAGCAAGCCTTATGGGTTTTTTTGCCAACGTGTTAAGCAAATACAAACAATTTATTAATACCAATTTCACTTTCTGCGCTATATGTTGAAATCTTCTTCTTCGATACACCAGTTTTGAGTGGTTCTATAAATAGAATTTTTCTTAATTGTTTAAGATCAAATTACATTACTCTCTAAATGGTTAATTAATCAATCCACTGTAGCATTTTTTATCATAGTTGCGTAactataaaaatgttattaaaattttaaatagtttgctgtattttgttgttgctttggTTGCTATTTTAAGGCTACATTTCAATAGAATAGCAGGTTAATTTTTTCCTGTGaaagtaaatatttaatagGTCAAATTACCATTTAACTTTGGACTTAGttcatcaatttaaaataaatagggGTCTCTGCTCAGGAACGCTAACGCTAAAATCTGTTTGGCACCCACCTTTAAAAGTCGTAATAGCCTAAATgccattttgttttgttaataTTACTAACCGACCAATTAACATGTTTCaaaaagtattattttttaaaaagttatgaGCAATTAAAATTATGACCGCTGGGTGGCGCCCAGATTTATTAAGCTAGACAGTTAAAAATTTACATGTAGATTCCACAGTGCCTTTAAAGCCCATATTTGCTTCAGTCGAGTGCCCTTGACGCCCGCACAGATTTTTTCAGTGTAAATTAGATTTTACGTCATAATATCGGCTATCTGAGAAACGGGTATATAATAGTCGAGGCACCATAGCGTTCTCTCTTGCTTAGTTCTGTAACATGAAGTGCCAAAATTCCAAACTAGAACTATACAAATGCGAAAAAACGTaataaactttaaatgtatgTTTAAATACTCAAACCAATTTTTCAAATCATTCGAAAGTTTGAGTATTCAAAAAAATTactatttttattaatattatcaaaaCTGTGACGAAAATCAATATTCTACGAAgctaaattaaataattaaattaatgtcGCTGCCATTGTTGATAAACTGTAAATATAATGATAATTTTGATAGTCACATAAAAAAGCACTAAAGAGATTTTTCAATTTGTCagttttcatttatttctGTCGTTGGGAAACTCCAGTACCAGCACTGGCGCACATTCGTTCCCAGCGCCGTGGAAATCCGAGCGAGGAAAAGAGCCAGCACGAGCTGAAGGCCCGAAGAGCCCGACGAAGCCGAGGAAAATCAAATTGCGATCAAGAGGAAAGAAAGGTCTATAAAAGAACAAAGCGCGCCAAGGCTGGGCATCAGTTTGATTCAAGCCAGCAGCCAGTGCAAAAGCTGCTCCCAGTGACTAGATTGGGTTTTTTTGGCCAAAGGACTAACCACCTCCACCTGTGTAGCACCTGTCGCGCGGTGTGCCGCGAGTGTTGTCGTGAAAAGTGTGAAAAGTGCCCTAGAATGACATTCAAGCAGTGGCCCTGGCAGGCCCTCATCGGCCTGCTGTCCGTGTTGTTCCTCGCCAGCAGTTGTGGGGCGGCCACCGAGCAGCTGGGCAGTCCGCCCAGTCCCAGTCCGTCGCAAAACGCCGGGGCACGGACCCTCCTGCGGGTCTACGACGAGTGCACCCGCGCGGAGGCCGGGTTCGTGCCCTGTCTGAAGAAGAAGGCCATCTCCTTCATCGACCGCCTGGCCCCCATCGACGCCATCAACGTGGCCGAGGGCATCAAGCTGGTGCGCCTGGAGACGGCCCCGCGTCCGCCGGCCGCCAGCGAGAACGAGCTGGAGTTCTCGCTGCCCCGATCCGGGAGCGATCGCGACGCCAAGCTCACCAACATGCTCATCGAGCGGCTCAGCTACTTCTTCAACGGACACTCGCTCCAGGTCAGCTTCCCCAAGCTCACATCCGACGAGATTGGACGCGGCTTAGAGGAAGGTAAGACATCTGGTGGGGGCTGATGGATTGGGGTCTTCCTAACGAGAATTTATACAAAGccttaaacatttatatttgcTATTAAATGGGAATATCTACCCTTGAACTAAAGTGTGGAGTACTAGGAGTGGGCTTCTCTAAAATCATTTGCTtgtaaaatttaatatataaataataataatattttatacattAGAAAGCATTTCAAGGTGTACAAAAAAGGTCTAACTCAATTTAAATCTGAAATAACGAAAACCATGATTTATGTAGCTTAAATCTATATTATTCAGgcgcaaatatttttttaggtTTAACTATTTAAGTCTTTATGAGTATTATGAAATTTGAAGCAATATATTAATTGTAAGCACTGAAAAACCGATTTCCAGTTACGAAAAGCTAGTTTAATAACTATAACTTCGTACAATTACTGTGATTTTGGCTTTAAACTTGTTGTATTTCTCCCAATTAGTAACGCAAACAGATCTCATCTATCTTTTAAAGGTCAGTTATTATACTAAATAGCTGGTCTCAGTCCCCGAGTTCCCTACAATTAAGAAATGATTTCTTTGGCAAACAAATCGATCCTCAGCACTGCGCTCAATCTCGATCTCAATCATCACTTTCCGTGGGCGGTCTAATTGCGGTTACCGCTAATACCCCAG is from Drosophila suzukii chromosome 3, CBGP_Dsuzu_IsoJpt1.0, whole genome shotgun sequence and encodes:
- the Osi12 gene encoding uncharacterized protein Osi12; translated protein: MTFKQWPWQALIGLLSVLFLASSCGAATEQLGSPPSPSPSQNAGARTLLRVYDECTRAEAGFVPCLKKKAISFIDRLAPIDAINVAEGIKLVRLETAPRPPAASENELEFSLPRSGSDRDAKLTNMLIERLSYFFNGHSLQVSFPKLTSDEIGRGLEEGRGKMKKMMGMMMMGMAMKMMSMVPIAMGALYILAGKALIISKIALLLAGIIGLKKLMSGKSSGGSSGWSSGGGGGGGGGGWSSGGGGGGGGGGWDRRSLTEAQELAYRAHNLKQEQAAHAQSHPQLQHLHPKAAAPQVTKS